In Desulfomonile tiedjei DSM 6799, a genomic segment contains:
- a CDS encoding phosphatidylserine decarboxylase, translated as MRTFSIATIVVLLAAFLFWRYVWFFRNPERVIPTGENVVSPADGTVVYVKKVAPGEEVISIKEGLAARVEDIIHEDTDSPKIVIGIFMSPFNVHYNRAPITAKVESINHHPPKLENLNMGPMHWRTVFGVHPLHENSLHIVHNERVVTRMSGRFKGADASFYVVQIAGKNVHGIDSYFQPGSQVGKGEIFGMIRIGSQVDLIFPDHENAEINVKPGDKVYAGETILLK; from the coding sequence ATGAGAACGTTTTCTATAGCAACTATTGTAGTACTCCTGGCTGCGTTCCTTTTCTGGCGGTACGTCTGGTTTTTCAGAAATCCGGAAAGGGTCATACCAACGGGTGAAAACGTCGTCAGTCCTGCTGACGGCACGGTGGTGTACGTGAAAAAAGTGGCACCGGGTGAGGAAGTGATTTCAATCAAGGAAGGTCTGGCCGCAAGAGTGGAGGATATCATTCATGAGGACACAGACTCTCCGAAGATTGTTATCGGCATCTTCATGAGCCCGTTCAACGTCCACTACAACCGTGCTCCCATAACCGCCAAAGTGGAAAGTATCAACCATCATCCACCAAAATTGGAGAATCTCAATATGGGCCCGATGCATTGGCGCACTGTCTTCGGGGTTCACCCTTTACACGAAAACAGTCTCCACATTGTCCACAACGAACGCGTGGTGACACGGATGTCCGGGCGATTCAAAGGTGCAGATGCTTCCTTTTACGTAGTGCAAATTGCCGGGAAAAACGTGCATGGAATTGATAGCTACTTCCAGCCCGGTTCCCAGGTGGGCAAAGGTGAAATCTTCGGCATGATCCGTATCGGTTCGCAAGTCGATCTGATTTTTCCGGACCATGAGAATGCCGAAATAAACGTTAAACCAGGAGATAAGGTCTACGCAGGCGAGACGATTTTGCTCAAGTAG
- a CDS encoding glycosyltransferase family 4 protein codes for MTRVTITDHNSIEGCLEIGHLEDTFISEEVTTYFPEDRCKLHVVVYNINEAIHEDIQKIRENVYDLVDYLQQESIVHVLAHPLFSVNRKLTPEHFERCLLLFKNLELNGARSEEQNHCIRLVLSLLTPETIHQFSEKHRIVPTYPAPWIKNLTSGSDDHSSLTVARSYTEVQGVSTVNDFFKGLQEGKAHPHALGSGPKTLARHLYGIAYQFYEHKFGLDRYGNGPDILRILNKFLVTDTVDRSRGILARIGAYWSNRVSSKKTENPTLLEVLKAEANKIFNDPQLAEVINNENGSGAKTDLDEKWFRIVNGVSGRVLSQFADEVVKNFYGAHFLNLFKHLGSAGAFYSLLSPYFVSFSVQAEGRVLADDVLSRFLRTDQTRKRTKKRIKVAHFTDTLHEINGVAHTLKQQVAAAERLNKDYIVISCGAGTTRNHPRIKNFKPIGTYNVSVYPEQKLFYPPLLEMLDYCYEQEFTHIHAATPGPIGLAALAISRTLNLPRVGTYHTALPQYTEILTEDTLMMELIWKYVLWFYDQLETIYVPSQSTGQELIDKGISQRKIRLYPRGVDINRFHPAKRNECLDTYCPNGERIRLLYVGRISREKNLSLLAGAFKALSDTREDLSLFVVGDGPYRQQMEQLLAGTNTHFLGYIEGAALEHIYASCDVFVFPSTTETFGNVVLEAQASGIPVIVTDEGGAQENVIPGKTGLVVKGNSEESLLNGMRFLISDHARMESMGEQARLFAESRSFDKAFSETWKLYEQIGSMKNQSPKDGRELTGFDPLGYRAAS; via the coding sequence ATGACACGAGTAACGATTACGGATCACAACTCTATCGAAGGGTGCCTTGAAATCGGGCATTTGGAAGACACCTTCATAAGTGAGGAAGTCACGACCTATTTCCCTGAGGATCGATGCAAGCTGCATGTGGTTGTGTACAATATCAATGAAGCGATTCACGAAGATATCCAGAAGATCCGTGAAAACGTGTACGATCTGGTAGATTATTTACAGCAAGAGAGCATTGTACACGTATTGGCGCATCCTCTGTTTTCCGTCAATCGAAAGTTGACTCCCGAACATTTCGAGCGCTGTCTCCTGCTGTTCAAGAATCTCGAATTGAACGGAGCAAGAAGTGAAGAACAGAACCACTGCATCAGGCTGGTCCTTTCTCTCTTGACTCCGGAAACGATCCACCAATTCAGTGAAAAGCACCGAATAGTTCCCACTTATCCGGCTCCGTGGATTAAGAACCTGACTTCCGGGTCGGACGACCACAGCTCGTTGACCGTGGCGCGAAGCTACACCGAGGTTCAAGGAGTCTCCACTGTCAACGATTTTTTCAAAGGATTGCAGGAAGGCAAGGCACACCCGCATGCTCTGGGGTCAGGTCCTAAAACACTTGCCCGGCACCTCTATGGTATAGCCTATCAATTCTACGAGCACAAATTCGGACTGGATCGATATGGAAACGGACCGGACATTCTGAGAATTCTCAACAAGTTCCTCGTTACCGATACAGTGGACCGGTCTCGTGGCATTCTAGCGAGAATCGGTGCGTACTGGAGCAACAGAGTCAGCTCTAAGAAAACGGAAAACCCAACGTTGTTGGAAGTCCTCAAGGCTGAAGCAAACAAGATTTTCAACGATCCGCAACTCGCCGAAGTCATAAACAACGAAAATGGAAGCGGTGCTAAGACCGATCTCGATGAAAAATGGTTCCGTATTGTAAATGGTGTTTCCGGCCGAGTGCTTTCGCAATTCGCGGACGAAGTGGTCAAGAATTTTTATGGGGCGCATTTTCTTAATTTATTCAAGCATCTTGGGTCTGCCGGCGCGTTCTACTCCCTATTGTCACCCTATTTCGTTTCCTTCTCCGTACAGGCCGAAGGTCGAGTGCTGGCAGACGATGTCCTAAGTCGTTTCCTCAGAACCGATCAAACCAGGAAACGCACCAAGAAGAGAATAAAAGTTGCACACTTCACGGATACTTTGCACGAAATCAATGGAGTAGCCCATACACTCAAGCAACAGGTTGCAGCAGCGGAACGCCTGAACAAAGACTACATCGTGATTTCCTGCGGGGCGGGAACGACTCGGAATCACCCCCGGATCAAGAATTTCAAGCCAATAGGGACGTACAATGTTTCGGTTTATCCGGAACAGAAGCTTTTCTATCCGCCCCTTCTGGAGATGCTGGATTATTGTTATGAGCAGGAGTTCACGCATATTCACGCAGCGACTCCAGGACCGATCGGGTTGGCTGCACTGGCTATTTCCAGAACCTTAAACCTTCCCAGAGTCGGGACGTATCACACTGCGCTTCCTCAGTATACGGAAATTCTCACTGAAGACACACTGATGATGGAGCTGATCTGGAAGTATGTGTTGTGGTTCTACGACCAACTGGAGACCATATATGTCCCTTCGCAGAGCACGGGACAGGAACTCATCGACAAGGGCATTTCTCAACGAAAAATCCGATTGTACCCGCGGGGAGTCGACATCAACCGATTCCATCCGGCAAAGCGCAATGAGTGTTTGGACACCTATTGCCCGAATGGCGAGCGGATCAGACTGCTGTATGTGGGCAGAATTTCTCGTGAGAAGAATCTCTCTCTTTTGGCCGGAGCATTCAAAGCACTCTCCGACACACGAGAAGATCTCAGTCTCTTTGTCGTTGGGGACGGCCCGTATCGTCAGCAGATGGAACAATTGCTGGCCGGAACCAATACTCACTTTCTGGGCTACATCGAGGGAGCAGCGCTCGAACATATTTACGCTTCGTGTGACGTGTTCGTTTTTCCAAGCACCACAGAGACGTTCGGCAATGTGGTTTTGGAGGCACAGGCCTCAGGAATTCCAGTCATTGTCACGGATGAGGGCGGGGCTCAGGAAAATGTGATTCCCGGGAAGACCGGACTCGTGGTGAAGGGCAACAGTGAAGAGAGTCTTTTGAATGGGATGAGATTTCTTATCAGCGATCATGCTCGAATGGAGAGCATGGGAGAACAGGCGAGACTTTTTGCAGAGAGCCGCTCTTTTGATAAAGCTTTTTCCGAGACTTGGAAGCTCTACGAACAGATTGGTTCCATGAAGAATCAGTCTCCGAAGGATGGCAGAGAACTGACGGGATTCGATCCATTGGGCTACCGAGCTGCATCATAA
- a CDS encoding class I SAM-dependent methyltransferase: protein MERSTTCSLNDNMLNDILRHAKPMGHNEKARNLNLGFGFIYYAVARALRPKHTLVIGSGYGFSVTCLALAIKDNGKGKLTFVDPAYSLANDGPMKTVGGRGKWKTETHVREHFSRFGVEDIITHHKMRSDEFFPAYDILGLPEIDLGFVDGNHSYDAVKYDFLGVLSKSHKNTYVFLHDTNIYIRELLSHAGVKRWLKFLKKEEKAFEVINFPFSSGVALVRILEPDVWTQPH from the coding sequence ACTTGCAGTCTCAATGACAATATGCTGAATGACATTCTTCGGCACGCCAAACCGATGGGTCACAATGAAAAGGCTCGAAATCTCAATCTCGGATTCGGTTTCATCTACTATGCCGTCGCACGGGCATTAAGGCCGAAGCACACGCTTGTCATCGGCTCGGGATACGGTTTCAGCGTGACGTGCCTAGCCCTGGCAATCAAGGATAATGGCAAGGGCAAGCTCACTTTTGTCGATCCAGCCTACTCTCTCGCGAACGACGGTCCCATGAAAACCGTTGGCGGACGCGGCAAATGGAAGACCGAAACGCATGTTCGGGAGCATTTCAGTCGCTTCGGCGTCGAGGACATCATCACGCATCATAAAATGCGCAGCGACGAATTCTTTCCGGCATATGACATCCTGGGATTGCCTGAAATAGATCTCGGCTTTGTGGACGGCAATCATTCGTACGATGCAGTCAAGTACGATTTCCTCGGTGTGCTGTCGAAGTCGCATAAGAACACCTACGTGTTTCTCCATGACACCAACATATACATCCGCGAGTTGTTGTCTCATGCGGGAGTGAAACGCTGGCTGAAGTTCCTGAAAAAGGAAGAAAAAGCGTTCGAGGTCATCAATTTCCCGTTTTCATCCGGAGTCGCTCTGGTGAGAATCCTGGAACCCGATGTTTGGACGCAACCGCATTGA